The sequence below is a genomic window from Anopheles cruzii chromosome 3, idAnoCruzAS_RS32_06, whole genome shotgun sequence.
ACGCACGCACGGTGCAAAATTTCCACGCACGGTTTTCCTGGAAAATGCAACTTGAGTTTGCTCTTTTCCACGCAAAGTGAACTTTATTTTTGAGAAAAGCATTTGTTAGCATTCGTGGCAGGAGTTTAATGAGTAAAGTAGGGCGAGAGATCATAATTCTCTAAACTGTGTGAATTAATTAGCTAAAACGAGTATTTAAATTTTGCGCTTTCGATAAACGATGCATAAAATTGGCCCGTTTTGCTAAAACGTTAACGCAAACGTAGCAGTATACACATATGCAGAACAATATTATTACGCTAGATAGAAAGGAAATAGTATCAAAAAATCTATAAAACTccgtaaaattgattttttttatcgcaGCCGAATATTCTCGTGTCACTTTTAACTAATTGATGGTAAACCTGTACATGACGTAGCACGTAAGCGTTTCATTTACAACGTTCAATACACCCAGCAGAAGGACAGGGTGTTGTTTGCGGAGAATTATTGCCCTCTCGTTAGAAAACCGGCCGCCAGCATCTATCCTTTGCCATCCGATTTCAGCATGTTGAACGCACCGTAAATTGcaacaaaaacgaaccccGATTTGGAACACGGACAGGACGAACGTAAGCCATGCGTCGAAAGTCtcacaaaaacatcgaaccCGGTCAGACAGCTGGTTCCGCAAGCTTTGGTCGAATTACGTACGGCATCGTTTATGCTGCCGTTTCGGTGCAAATGATAGAGTACGCAAACGCACGATGCTACGATACATGTTTTTAGTGGCGTAATGATGTCGAACGAGGATCAAGCAGAGACAACAACAGGACTCAGAAGGTGACAAAAGTAGTTCCCCATACATGGGGAACGAGAACCGTTAGGGCCGTAAGTCTGACTTCCGTGCTCGGTGCACGATGCTAGGAAGGATGAAGGTTGCTATTTGTCGAACGGCTGAACCAAAATCCCTTTTTAAACAAGCTTTAGGACCTTGCAAAGTTAGCCTCCACTGGCTAATGATTATGAGCGGGGAACCCGGAACCAGTCAGCAGCGTGCAACCAGACAATGCCACTACAAACTTCGACCTAATCCGAGCATCCTATTTTGCGTAGCTCATAGTCCATGAGCTCGGCCTTGCATACTTGTGTGCCTGTTATATATAAATTGTAGTTCCGAATTTTGGGCCTCCCAGCTCTGTTGACGCAAATTAAGTCAAAGTGTTACTCGCTGGCCACCTGTTTCGAATATTTCGGAGCGATTAACATGTTGCCTTGTGTCCGTGTATGCCTGAAACGTCGATTAGGTCCGCCATTGGATGAGGTCAGCTATTGAATCATGCGAAAATCGGTTGAGTATTTAACGAGCAATGCGTTGGTCTTGATGGCATCTATTACCAAAACGTGCACCGTACTATCTTTAGGCTATTTAACGAAAGGCATATATTATATCATAGCCAGATACCATGAAAGAAACGCTTAtcttttttccattcatttAGTTTCTCACATAATCTTACATAATCCACCACCATTATGTGCGTGTTTACCATGATATGAATCGGATGACCGTTAATGTGACTTCGCATGGTTGCCGACACGTGCCAGGTTGATAAATGAATCAGTTAATTCGTTATTACGGTTCAACAGACGCGCAGCTAGGGTCGGTGTCTATTATTTGTCGGGTAATCCCAGTGCCATGCAAAATAATTCCGCTAAACTTGAGCATGTCTTTACAGAAGCCACAGAAACGAAGCATTCCAGTAATCATCAGTTAACGGATGGATAGTTATGAGACACTCCATAATCCTTTAATTCtatttttaatgttaatgACACGACGATATAAATCCATCATGTTTATCAACGCAAATGTTGCTGTTCATTAAAtcaattgaatatttttgtttaagCACAAACGGTTCTTTGAAACATGCctcattaaattaaatcgaaatcgaattgCTCTTGAAACCATTAAAGAAATATTTTACTAACGTATTTTACCGGCACTGAGACTCAACCCTGTTTATGTGGCATTCAATGCATTTGTATCCTTGCGCTGGTAACTATGGAAACGAGTGAAGGCAACAAACTATCAACAACGACATTTACCAGACTCGATCCAATGTTGTTTGCCCACAGTGAACATGGTGAGATTTGGTGTTCGTTATTTtagttcatttttattttaaaaaaaccCTTGTTTTAGATACTCTCACGCACCAAATCTGAATCGGCTAAGGGAAACCGTAGCTCCGCGGGGTCAGGAAATTCTCGAGCCGTAACTATCCCATCGTTCGAGGAGTTTCTCCTGAAGCGTGACTACGTGGGCGCCAAGACCGTCCTTCAGGTGCGTTTGCGATGGACTTGGTCCCTCTAAAAAGTGCACATAATAACCTCGCTTTTACAGCGCTCCAAAGATTATGACGATGTACCCGAGCACCTGAAACAACTCTGGACAGGATTCTGCGATTTTCACATCGGTGAGTACAAGAGGGCCAAAAATTTGTATGAAACCATCTACGCAGCCGACGGCACGCAGAACGATGTGGCGTTCAACATTTGTGTCTGCATGTTTTACCTGGGAATGTACGACGAGGCCCAAAAGCTGGTCGAGGGGCTGCCCCAAAGCCCGCTAAAAATCCGTTTGCTGTTCCATCTCGCGCACAAGCTGAGTGATGAAGATCATCTAATGGAACTGCACGGATCGCTGCGTGATGTAGTCGAGGACCAGCTCAGTCTGGCCGGGATGCACTACCTCCGGTCGCACTACCAGGAAGCCATCGATATCTACAAGCGCGTTTTGCTCGACAACAAGGATCTCCTGGCGCTGAACGTGTACGTGGCCATTTGCTACTATAAGCTCGACTACTACGATATCTCGCAGGAGGTACTCGAGCTGTACTTGAACCAATACCCCGACAGCACGATTGCCATCAATCTGAAGGCGTGCAATCGGTTCCGGCTGTTCAACGGGCGGGCTGCTGAGCAGGAAATCAAACACCTGGTCGAGAGTGGCACGTTCGGTGCGGACCTGATCAAACACAATCTGGTAGTGTTTCGCAACGGAGAGGGTGCCCTTCAGGTGTTGCCCCATCTCACCGACATAGTGCCCGAGGCGCGGCTGAACCTTGCCATCCATCATCTGAGGCGCGGAGAAATCCAAGAGGCATACCAGCTGATGAAAGAAGTCCAACCAACGGTACCGCAGGAGTACATCCTGAAAGGGGTGGTCCACGCTGCGCTCGGACAGGAAACTGGCTCGAAGGAGCATCTGAAAAACGCCCAACAGTGTTTGCATCTCGTCGGAGGTTCGGCTTCCGAGTGTGACACCATCCCCGGACGGCAGAGTATGGCGTCGGCCTTCTTCCTTTACGGCCAGTTCGAAGAGGTATTGGTGTACCTCAACTCGATCCGTAGCTACTTCGTAAACGATGACATCTTCAACTACAACTACGCGCAGGCTAAAGCGGCCACCGGATACTACAAAGAGGCCGAAGAGCTGCTGCTACAAATTCACGACATCTCCATTAAAGCGGACAGCACGTTCGGCATGGTGCTCGCCAAGTGTCACATCCACGCCGGGCACGCCGACCAGGCGTGGAACATTTTTCTAACGAAGGACTCCACACCGGACGCGTTCGCCTTGCTGCAGTTAATTGCCAACGACAGCTACCGTGTCGGGGAGTTTTGGGTTGCCGCGAAAGCGTTCGATACACTCGAGAAGCTCGACCCAAACCCGGAGTACTGGGAAGGCAAACGAGGGGCCTGCGCCGGTGCCGTTCAGGCCATTTTGGCCAAACGAGGCAGCGGAGCTCCGCCGGGTGGGGTATCGGAAATTATTTCGCTATTGCGCGACTCCACCAATGCTCAGGCGGAAGGCATGTTGAGAGTTGTTCGCCGCTTTGCTAGTAGCATCAAGTGAAGGATGTTCGACGACTCACGACGACGAGTTAAGCTTGAGAAATTATTCATTAACTTACGAAGCAACGGTATAGATTTTACTACGGACCTATAATCAAACTAAATGCTACTAGACGCAATTCAATAAAAGAAACTTTCGATTCAACCTATAGGCAACAGAATGATGTTGGATTCATTTTTTGCAGAACAATCATGTGAAACATCATTCATTCGCGAAACCACATTAAACTCAACCAATCGAGAGTCATTAATGATGATCGAGAGTCATTGTGGCAGAATGCAACATCTGAATGACCCTCGAAACATCGGAAGAGTTGAGGACATAATTATTGGTTGGTAGCAACGGCACGCACATTGCACCACTAAGAACCACTGGGAACGGCCACTTGCCTGTTGTGGTACACCCTCGTAAACCCACCGAAAGCGGGCTGATTATACagaattaatttaaacttttaCCCAATTACCTTATCGTGTGCGATAAGCCGTTGCTTTACGGGACTACCTGCGGCAGATGAATAATGCCCGGTTTTCTTTTAAGCAGACGCTATGCAAATCTTTGTGGATATCTACGGTGTCTTTTCAAGGTTAAGAGTTACGGTATGATAACACTCATGAGACCGTTGGGAATAGAATAAGTTTGCAAACCAGTAACTCTGTTTAGCTGAATTAGCAACTCAAACGCACAAATTTAATTCGAAATTTTAACAATTTCGGCTCAACTCTAGAAAGAACTTGAGCTTTCGTTGCACTTTTGTGTTGGTATGGTGCTGTGTGGGCAGAAAATGGATTTTACAGACCATCGCAGCATAACCAACCGACAAAAACCATCTGGCACCCGACGATGAATGTGCTGAAGTTTTTCCCGTTTTATGCCACTCCATTTCCAAACAGTCTGTGGGAGCTCAAAGGTATGCTTTTCCAGAAGAAAAACCGACATTTGGTTTCTTTTGAAGGAAACATGCAGAGAGcatattttacaacaaaattgaaatcaatGAATATTGCATACAGTAAAATGTATGTTCTTGGGCACATATAGCAGGCATATGAAATGGGAAGTCAGATTTGAAACCGAAATGTTTTGTTCGGTTGTTACAATGGAACAATTTCCTGTAAACGTCCTATGCAAACTGTAGCAAAGCTCAATATAGGCGAAAAGAATTCGCAAATATCCTTTATTATGTCTTCATTACGTCTAGACCGTAGTTGTAATCATTAATTAACCGATAACCAGTATTTACGATCAAATTAGGAGGCAAAGCCTTTCGGTGATAATCGATACAAATGAGGATCGTGCTTTAAGCAACCGTCTACCGCCCATTTCGTTGCGATGAATCATTCAAAGAGTCCTCGAATCCCGTACGCATTCGTCGTGTTTATTtgagtttattttgtttttattttgaatcAAGAGCGTTTTCATAAATTATCTACACACCTTCCTACTTATGCTTCTAGTTAAAGTGCTTTTTCGTCTTCATTTCCACTGTCGCTTTCCTACAGCAATATAAAAACAGCAATTCGTTAACGTCACAGTACTACGTACGTCCGCTGATATTGGCTATTCGGTTGGTTGCATGCAAAATCGCCAGCTCCGTATCAGCTGGTCTCCATGGGAACATCACAAACGGGGAGCTCGAATCATCGAAGATGGGAGTACCACAATCTGCGATCTGGCATTTCGCTACTGTCTCCAAATTTAATCAAGGAACAAGGAACCACCCGTTGAAgatgaacaaaaacaaatacgaACACACACCTGGGACATCGATGGTTGGGTTGAACGTTTATACGAAGTAGAAATCaagagaaaataatttaactCCATTTGACTAGTTGTGCAAGTTTTGCAACTTTTCACAAGACGGTGTATTAATATTTTGCGCCTTCTGGTACAGGTCCCGATCGCCAAAGTTTCGCGCCTTCGTCAGCATAGTGTCCTCTGTATCGGGAATTAGAGCAAAACGGAGAAATACGCATTAGAGGCCAAACAGTCGATTCCGCTGAATCGGGCGGGCTTACTGTAATTTCGCTCTCGGTAACACGAATGTTTTAGACTGTTTAGATAGTCTTCCTCTACCGATGCTTCCAGCCGACCAACGGAACCCTGATACTCGGAGTGGAAATTTTCCTTTACGTAGTACGGAATTTTCAGTTGATTCGTTTTGCGGGGCACCGAAAACTTCCTGCAAAGAAAGCATGGAAACGCGCGCATTACGTATCGTCCCAAGGCGCTGGCAACCTGACACTGGCAACTTACTGGCTAGGAGTGAGACTGTAGATTGGATCCGAAATGAAGAACGAAGACATCATCGACAGCGCAATAAGCAGAATGATGGGCAGAAGGTTGATGAATGCTGCAAAACCCGATTGTGGCTGAAAGGAGGCAGGTTATCGTTAGCAATTAGCCTGGCAAGTGTTCTAAATAGACCCGACGCTTACCTCACGAtactgttgttgttcagcTCGATGAAACCGTCTTTGGCGTGTGTAAACGTGTTGCGTCGGGATTTCGCCGCCGAAAAACATATTAAACAGTTCCTCGGCGGTGAACTCCGTTTCGAAGCCACGCGAATACGCGTAATCATACTGATAGCGTGTTCGGCGCGTGGTTGGTTGATGGTGCTCCTCGGAGCCATACAGATCGTACGACTTTCGTTTCTCCGCGTCCGTTAGGATGGCCACAGCGTTACCGATCGCTTTGAATGATTCCACCGCACCCGGGGCATGGTTCTTGTCCGGGTGCAGCTGTAATGCCAGCTTTTTGTACGCCTTCTTAATATCCGAGTCGGTTGCATCCTTCGTAACACCCAGCACTTCGTAGTAATCTTTGCACCTACGGCAGAATCACAACATGGTGCGTAGTTAAGTGAACGAACCAAACTAATGAGGCGAAGGTATCACACACTTTTTAATCCGTTTCACCGCCTCAAGCTGGTCCGGTGTGTACTCAACCGTTTCGTTGCTTTTTTCCGTCTTTGGCGCGTCTCCTTTGGCCGCACTGCGCTGCCGCACACCGTCGTCCGAAGTGTTACCGGACGTGGCATTTTCCGCATACGCTCCACATTTGATCTTACTCAGCAGTTCTGCAATGCAAAGATCGATGTCAAGTCATCGAGAGTTGACCCTTGTGATGCCGAACCAACGGCCAGCAGCGTACCTTCCGCCCGTTTGGTCGAATGGAGTGAAATCGACTTGCTTAGCAGCTTTTCCGCTTTCTCTATCTTCCCCTCGGCCAGGTACTTTACGGCCCGTTCCACACAGTCCTCGGCAGCTTCCTTGTTcatggtttatttttatccccCTCGAGGAGCTATCCCGAGTAACCTTTCGAAGAATGGTAACAAGAGGACGAAGAAGATAAGAGAAGATTCTGCGACATCCGTACGCACTGCTGCAAGGCCAGCGGAGAACTCGGTATACAAACAAACTGCTCGGGGCCTTGATCTTACTGCTTGTCACGAATTCGGTCCGCGTGCCGCTGCGAAATTATGCCGTCTCACGGCGGATGCGGATGCGGTTGCAGCAAAGCGAAAACAGCAACTTTGGCCAATTCTAATCGACACACTCGCAAATCGTCATTATCTTTCAAACCAGGTCTTCTGATTTGGAACGtcgcaaaagaaaagaacaaacacaaaGTGACGTCTCAGTCAACAGCTGCTGTCACATTGTGCGAGTGCCTAGTGGTGATGCACTTCGTTCGAAGTaaacttttattgttttgataAACTTTGAAATTGTATACTTcaactagcaggcccggcgaactctgtttcgccccagaggcaatgggcccccggtgataggagcagtcggtaacgctcgtccctgtatcgcagctggccatgggttcgattcccgattccggcgttccaggggggggttggcgcgggactaacaacccggcccgtaaaaacgaacgtttagaaagagtatcagagattaacattgtcgctggttggtgcaggctaaaaccgttcaacggtcgttgtccaataagaagagaagcacttcatttcgtcagctgatcttggaattactggcagtgtttggcggaaatttcaggacagtaaaatcattgcccgtccaaaacatctcgcaacatgcgccaaacatctcgattatatacgtcattcagttcacgatttggcgctggcattccttattgttagctggtatctccttattcacctgaagatcaggattgctggaattgacacgaatcttcacatttttccccaaacaaaacacggtacggtacaatttcactatttttaagtaaatacttactggggaatgcttccctacgattaaaattatttcccgaaaaagcaagtgtttaaaatgaagtgtTCAATATTAtctccacgcacgttaattttt
It includes:
- the LOC128269869 gene encoding intraflagellar transport protein 56, encoding MDQILSRTKSESAKGNRSSAGSGNSRAVTIPSFEEFLLKRDYVGAKTVLQRSKDYDDVPEHLKQLWTGFCDFHIGEYKRAKNLYETIYAADGTQNDVAFNICVCMFYLGMYDEAQKLVEGLPQSPLKIRLLFHLAHKLSDEDHLMELHGSLRDVVEDQLSLAGMHYLRSHYQEAIDIYKRVLLDNKDLLALNVYVAICYYKLDYYDISQEVLELYLNQYPDSTIAINLKACNRFRLFNGRAAEQEIKHLVESGTFGADLIKHNLVVFRNGEGALQVLPHLTDIVPEARLNLAIHHLRRGEIQEAYQLMKEVQPTVPQEYILKGVVHAALGQETGSKEHLKNAQQCLHLVGGSASECDTIPGRQSMASAFFLYGQFEEVLVYLNSIRSYFVNDDIFNYNYAQAKAATGYYKEAEELLLQIHDISIKADSTFGMVLAKCHIHAGHADQAWNIFLTKDSTPDAFALLQLIANDSYRVGEFWVAAKAFDTLEKLDPNPEYWEGKRGACAGAVQAILAKRGSGAPPGGVSEIISLLRDSTNAQAEGMLRVVRRFASSIK
- the LOC128271584 gene encoding dnaJ homolog subfamily B member 14; its protein translation is MNKEAAEDCVERAVKYLAEGKIEKAEKLLSKSISLHSTKRAEELLSKIKCGAYAENATSGNTSDDGVRQRSAAKGDAPKTEKSNETVEYTPDQLEAVKRIKKCKDYYEVLGVTKDATDSDIKKAYKKLALQLHPDKNHAPGAVESFKAIGNAVAILTDAEKRKSYDLYGSEEHHQPTTRRTRYQYDYAYSRGFETEFTAEELFNMFFGGEIPTQHVYTRQRRFHRAEQQQYREPQSGFAAFINLLPIILLIALSMMSSFFISDPIYSLTPSQKFSVPRKTNQLKIPYYVKENFHSEYQGSVGRLEASVEEDYLNSLKHSCYRERNYKDTMLTKARNFGDRDLYQKAQNINTPSCEKLQNLHN